In Rosa chinensis cultivar Old Blush chromosome 1, RchiOBHm-V2, whole genome shotgun sequence, a genomic segment contains:
- the LOC121051199 gene encoding uncharacterized protein LOC121051199 — protein MPMEEQKSLYVCTADYDSKRRRYVVYRIKLAELFERHASLQRLAELQSQPMDTIVTEPMLFPRFHMGCGVFGSRIVFGGGCFPSSSKLRHKGHLWFPRCSRTELYVFEMDSTVDPHPNIKPNMMPNFSSGKLQPMMFEFEGRLFALGTSMSNFCDSLAFEVFNQNENRWLRLPDHPLMQSLDPSVLDQLRDPYAPKPLAGYNEDDFYFSYALLENMLWVSSSVYSEVYMFNLKLSEFATTEVGQPPFAVEKFWPTIRGIPPGILGKGRALYVRVSPRPKGMLFNFAWNESARKWEIMMHRLTPQGCGVSETWLEKESDDHHYAAVEGVPHLVWQCPDDGDQFTRNITHSLVDLGERKICCVLAKFDSTGVKQKQWGAVRIDVDNEPSKWWAARTWGQPWGPVRTNVGSETPKLRIHVISFKIVGDEYTSMGTEILNSRVFEPDWSPDSAGVLNGSVLHSFVR, from the exons ATGCCAATGGAGGAGCAGAAATCCCTATACGTATGTACGGCCGATTATGACAGTAAGCGCCGTCGGTACGTTGTGTACCGAATCAAACTGGCAGAACTATTTGAGAGACATGCTTCCTTGCAGCGGCTGGCAGAATTGCAAAGTCAGCCCATGGATACCATTGTAACCGAACCAATGCTTTTTCCTCGGTTCCACATGGGTTGTGGTGTCTTTGGCTCTCGAATTGTCTTCGGGGGCGGCTGTTTCCCCTCTTCGTCAAAGTTAAGACACAAAGGACATTTGTGGTTTCCAAGATGTTCTCGCACGGAGTTGTATGTCTTTGAGATGGATTCGACAGTTGATCCGCACCCTAACATCAAGCCAAACATGATGCCGAACTTCAGTTCTGGCAAACTTCAGCCTATGATGTTCGAGTTTGAGGGTCGCTTGTTTGCCCTTGGCACCTCTATGTCGAATTTTTGTGACTCTCTTGCATTTGAGGTGTTTAACCAGAATGAAAATCGTTGGTTACGGCTTCCGGATCATCCTCTGATGCAGTCTCTTGATCCTAGTGTTTTGGACCAGCTGCGGGACCCTTATGCGCCAAAACCTCTTGCTGGTTATAACGAAGATGATTTCTATTTTTCGTACGCTCTGTTGGAAAACATGTTATGGGTCTCCAGTAGTGTGTATAGTGAAGTATACATGTTTAACCTTAAGTTATCGGAGTTTGCGACTACTGAGGTGGGGCAGCCTCCATTTGCAGTCGAAAAGTTTTGGCCTACAATTCGTGGAATTCCTCCCGGAATTCTTGGCAAAGGGCGAGCATTGTACGTGAGAGTGTCTCCTAGACCCAAAGGAATGCTTTTTAACTTTGCATGGAATGAGTCTGCAAGGAAGTGGGAGATAATGATGCATCGCCTGACTCCACAGGGGTGTGGAGTCTCAGAGACTTGGTTGGAAAAGGAATCGGACGACCATCATTATGCGGCTGTTGAGGGTGTTCCACATCTTGTGTGGCAATGCCCTGATGATGGAGATCAGTTCACTCGCAACATAACGCATAGCTTAGTGGATTTAGGAGAAAGAAAGATTTGTTGTGTCCTAGCCAAATTTGACTCCACAG GTGTTAAACAAAAACAATGGGGGGCAGTTCGGATCGATGTAGACAATGAGCCTTCAAAATGGTGGGCAGCTCGGACCTGGGGGCAACCATGGGGGCCAGTTCGGACCAATGTAGGCAGTGAGACTCCAAAGCTGCGCATTCATGTGATATCATTTAAAATTGTGGGTGATGAGTACACATCAATGGGCACCGAAATTCTGAATTCCCGAGTCTTTGAACCAGATTGGTCTCCGGATTCTGCAGGGGTCTTGAATGGATCAGTTCTTCATAGCTTTGTCCGCTGA